A window from Streptomyces sp. NBC_01571 encodes these proteins:
- a CDS encoding DUF927 domain-containing protein — protein sequence MNQQHPQTSESAEEVPRQKRGTGGTVSNLEREGTPVGARPIAGLKAGWFFRPVDRMLLHRASKDAPALPVGTVPVVMGRITYRMSDRRHTKIAYQIQTEEGPRIVSAEEVLDGTWADRAGRQRPTTPDARHAYAQIFGEDVMAAEEVPALPVKDAAGGLTLPDADAQEYGYLKVRELDQEAARKGWARVMHLATQSPRTTLVLSAMFAGPLISSLHGVPAHILNLTGGGQIGKSSVQQVMCALMGDPSEETGELFGSMNNTGLSLPEILIQARYLPMCREETSSSALSLPELEKLFQRIVAGAKRGRLGKGNALVKSVGTWHSIFVTSSNESLHRQGQVESLASRLLQLNGPFFTAAPATAEAFDLASRFHGWPLVWARDGGFFTAERMATWRELHTEIVDRLATEETRNNGGIPLTLARILSAWCVGAYMLAELLGMPELGAMAEEDARRELPRILGEAIEHHLTPGQILWEKVAGAIVQEPAAWVQSTILAPEVWAGQEFKPRRVLGYYHQGQVYVYVATLAELVKAGGIDSPVPGLQELKRRGVLKTTEKTKLASKHATRELRDALPGRAYIFDPAKAQEAFTDRETPPQVTPDQAPVPGDDSATVAAENRAMETYRNPAAAVQAQDADAAASRRRDVTRTVQAPPRPTAPPRIVFPEAAERVTDRSFASLEARAIGRTLSATRFGVLGNGVLHLPNREPVKVPVPRSVDDVPALVAAYGLKTLWVHQEAMEAMGLPSFEERRKLGMAQTRAAEGKGEEDSVKPPGAMNPVAHPWAIPSAGSPVAELHPAGITAWMTLVLADETARDRRVVVAVPAYEHRFDKAKQPGRGGWGGAETPEVLLDALMVYLMSTLHGTQERPKVVPYFQGPNQTGEDFAGGKGKTEFLCQAVREGAVPPAAQGLRMVPLMVPQQWHREPTEAERAGGWLHRYDKTAAWLGAYGPTKLGIGEPTHGGEGTPFDKGMAGYWRLADVPGTGLPGLPDFQFREMPEGGYWLPTPSVELLMDEYQEWTPKVLESWHWETSPAALSRMYKLMSTSRNRIVAAMEDGRPGAKWAKQVHGRIYQSFRGYLSRREHKTDHATGGDFTKDVYFRPDWAHMLIAHATANLYRGLAKFAREDGRLPLSVYVDAATYVSDDADPMAAKPASMEIGTSGRSWSIEGQAPMAELLPLLDAPEHKTGAHGALDRYLNQRGE from the coding sequence GTGAATCAGCAGCACCCGCAGACCTCAGAGTCTGCGGAAGAGGTACCCCGGCAGAAGCGGGGCACGGGCGGGACGGTCTCGAACCTCGAACGGGAAGGGACCCCTGTCGGCGCTCGGCCGATCGCGGGCCTGAAGGCGGGCTGGTTCTTCCGGCCCGTGGACCGGATGCTTCTGCACCGCGCGAGCAAGGACGCCCCGGCTCTGCCCGTGGGCACCGTGCCCGTGGTCATGGGCCGGATCACCTACCGCATGTCCGACCGGCGGCACACGAAGATCGCGTACCAGATCCAGACCGAGGAGGGTCCGCGGATCGTCTCGGCCGAGGAAGTGCTGGACGGCACCTGGGCCGACCGCGCAGGCAGACAGCGCCCCACCACCCCCGATGCGCGGCACGCCTACGCGCAGATCTTCGGTGAGGACGTCATGGCGGCCGAGGAGGTCCCGGCCCTGCCGGTGAAGGACGCGGCCGGCGGCCTGACACTCCCCGACGCCGACGCCCAGGAGTACGGCTACCTCAAGGTGCGCGAGCTGGACCAGGAGGCTGCCCGCAAGGGGTGGGCCCGGGTCATGCACCTGGCCACGCAGTCGCCCCGCACGACGCTGGTCCTGTCCGCGATGTTCGCGGGCCCGCTGATCTCCAGCCTGCACGGCGTCCCGGCGCACATCCTGAACCTGACCGGCGGCGGGCAGATCGGTAAGTCGAGCGTGCAGCAGGTCATGTGCGCGCTGATGGGCGACCCGAGCGAGGAGACCGGCGAGCTGTTCGGCTCGATGAACAACACGGGCCTGTCCCTGCCCGAGATCCTGATTCAGGCCCGCTACCTGCCGATGTGCCGCGAGGAGACGTCCTCCTCGGCCCTGTCGCTGCCCGAGCTGGAGAAGCTGTTCCAGCGGATCGTGGCGGGCGCCAAGCGCGGGCGGCTGGGCAAGGGCAACGCGCTCGTGAAGTCGGTCGGCACCTGGCACAGCATCTTCGTCACCTCCTCAAACGAGTCGCTGCACCGCCAGGGCCAGGTGGAGTCCCTGGCCTCCCGCCTCCTCCAGTTGAACGGCCCGTTCTTCACCGCCGCACCCGCGACGGCCGAGGCGTTCGACCTGGCCTCGCGCTTCCACGGCTGGCCGCTGGTGTGGGCACGGGACGGCGGATTCTTCACGGCCGAGCGGATGGCGACCTGGCGGGAGCTGCACACGGAGATCGTGGACCGTCTGGCGACCGAGGAGACCCGGAACAACGGCGGCATCCCGCTGACCCTGGCCCGCATCCTGTCCGCGTGGTGCGTCGGCGCGTACATGCTCGCGGAGCTCCTGGGGATGCCCGAGCTCGGCGCGATGGCCGAGGAGGACGCCCGCCGGGAGCTCCCGCGCATCCTCGGTGAGGCCATCGAGCACCACCTGACCCCGGGACAGATCCTGTGGGAGAAGGTGGCCGGCGCCATCGTCCAGGAGCCCGCCGCGTGGGTCCAGTCCACGATCCTGGCTCCGGAAGTCTGGGCTGGCCAGGAGTTCAAGCCCCGGCGGGTGCTGGGCTACTACCACCAGGGCCAGGTCTACGTGTACGTGGCGACGCTGGCCGAGCTGGTGAAGGCGGGCGGCATCGACTCGCCCGTGCCGGGCCTCCAGGAGCTGAAGCGGCGCGGCGTGCTGAAGACGACCGAGAAGACCAAGCTGGCGTCCAAGCACGCCACCCGGGAGCTGCGCGACGCGCTGCCGGGACGGGCGTACATCTTCGACCCAGCCAAGGCCCAGGAAGCCTTCACCGACCGCGAGACGCCGCCGCAGGTGACCCCGGACCAGGCTCCGGTACCCGGCGACGACTCGGCCACCGTGGCGGCCGAGAACCGGGCCATGGAGACCTACCGGAACCCTGCCGCCGCAGTTCAGGCCCAGGATGCCGACGCCGCAGCGTCACGGCGTCGTGACGTCACAAGGACCGTGCAGGCTCCACCCCGGCCCACGGCTCCGCCCCGGATCGTCTTCCCCGAGGCCGCCGAGCGCGTGACGGACCGCTCGTTCGCCTCCCTCGAGGCGCGGGCGATCGGCCGCACCCTATCCGCGACCCGGTTCGGCGTCCTGGGCAACGGGGTGCTGCATCTGCCCAACCGGGAGCCGGTGAAGGTGCCCGTGCCCCGCTCGGTGGACGACGTGCCAGCCCTGGTGGCCGCGTACGGGCTCAAGACGCTCTGGGTCCACCAGGAGGCCATGGAGGCCATGGGCCTGCCCTCGTTCGAGGAGCGGCGGAAGCTGGGCATGGCCCAGACCCGGGCGGCCGAGGGCAAGGGCGAGGAAGACTCGGTGAAGCCGCCGGGGGCGATGAACCCCGTGGCGCACCCGTGGGCGATCCCATCGGCCGGGTCGCCCGTGGCCGAGCTGCACCCGGCCGGGATCACGGCATGGATGACGCTGGTCCTGGCCGACGAGACCGCACGGGACCGCCGGGTGGTCGTGGCCGTGCCCGCCTATGAGCACCGGTTCGACAAGGCCAAGCAGCCCGGCCGGGGAGGCTGGGGCGGGGCCGAGACCCCGGAAGTCCTCCTGGACGCGCTGATGGTCTACCTGATGTCCACGCTGCACGGCACCCAGGAGCGGCCCAAGGTCGTGCCGTACTTCCAAGGCCCGAACCAGACCGGCGAGGACTTCGCCGGCGGGAAGGGCAAGACCGAGTTCCTGTGCCAGGCCGTGCGCGAGGGCGCCGTGCCCCCGGCCGCGCAGGGTCTGCGCATGGTGCCGCTGATGGTCCCGCAGCAGTGGCACCGCGAGCCGACCGAGGCCGAGCGGGCGGGCGGCTGGCTGCACCGGTACGACAAGACGGCGGCCTGGCTCGGCGCGTACGGGCCGACCAAGCTCGGCATCGGGGAGCCGACCCACGGCGGCGAGGGCACGCCGTTCGACAAGGGGATGGCCGGGTACTGGCGGCTGGCCGACGTCCCCGGCACCGGTCTGCCGGGCCTGCCGGACTTCCAGTTCCGCGAGATGCCCGAGGGCGGCTATTGGCTGCCGACCCCGAGCGTGGAGCTCCTGATGGATGAGTACCAGGAGTGGACGCCGAAGGTGCTGGAGTCCTGGCACTGGGAGACCTCCCCGGCGGCCCTGTCCCGCATGTACAAGCTGATGTCCACCAGCCGCAACCGGATCGTGGCGGCCATGGAGGACGGACGGCCCGGAGCGAAGTGGGCCAAGCAGGTGCACGGCCGGATCTACCAGAGCTTCCGCGGCTACCTCTCCCGGCGGGAGCACAAGACCGACCACGCGACCGGCGGCGACTTCACCAAGGACGTGTACTTCCGGCCCGACTGGGCGCACATGCTGATCGCGCACGCGACGGCGAACCTCTACCGGGGTCTGGCCAAGTTCGCCCGGGAGGACGGCCGTCTCCCGCTGAGCGTCTACGTGGACGCCGCCACCTACGTGAGCGACGACGCCGATCCGATGGCGGCCAAGCCCGCGTCCATGGAGATCGGCACCTCGGGCCGCTCCTGGAGCATCGAGGGCCAGGCACCCATGGCCGAGCTCCTTCCGCTCCTGGACGCCCCGGAGCACAAGACCGGCGCCCACGGCGCACTGGACCGGTACCTGAACCAGCGGGGGGAGTGA
- a CDS encoding GntR family transcriptional regulator: protein MPRYEQVADDLRARIHEGEYAIGAKLPTYAELTDTYGVGRGVISSALGVLEREGLIRVVKKAGIRVLDWRVQRRRISRGQLIYRDPRRGYVGPAASSPDEPWDTHGRPVTSYEPIPERIAEVLGIEPGIAVLRRRRVTSPAGEPPFQIVDTWLSAEVVRDAPQAAEPNTGPGGYLDRLEEAGHGPISWTEYGRGRLPSREEATLLDISTEAPIFELLWAGKSAQTEQIIEVTSRVIPADRVELVSELRRDESAQWPVEPVTPKQ from the coding sequence ATGCCCCGTTATGAGCAGGTCGCGGATGATCTGCGAGCGCGCATCCATGAGGGTGAGTACGCAATCGGCGCCAAGCTGCCGACGTATGCCGAACTCACGGATACCTACGGCGTCGGGCGCGGAGTCATCAGCTCCGCACTCGGGGTGCTGGAGCGCGAGGGGCTGATCAGGGTCGTCAAAAAGGCCGGCATCCGAGTCCTGGACTGGCGAGTGCAGCGACGTCGGATCAGCCGCGGACAGCTCATCTATCGCGACCCTCGACGCGGGTATGTCGGCCCTGCGGCGTCCTCCCCTGACGAACCCTGGGACACCCACGGCAGGCCAGTGACCAGTTACGAGCCCATCCCTGAGCGGATCGCGGAAGTCCTCGGGATAGAGCCCGGCATCGCCGTCCTTCGACGTCGCCGTGTGACCTCTCCCGCAGGGGAGCCCCCATTCCAGATCGTTGACACCTGGTTGTCCGCCGAAGTCGTCCGGGACGCGCCGCAAGCAGCCGAGCCGAACACCGGGCCAGGCGGCTATCTGGACCGGCTGGAAGAGGCTGGCCACGGTCCAATCTCCTGGACCGAATACGGCCGGGGTCGCTTGCCCAGCCGCGAAGAAGCCACGCTCCTGGACATCAGCACTGAGGCACCCATCTTCGAGCTGCTTTGGGCGGGCAAGTCCGCCCAGACTGAACAGATCATCGAGGTGACATCCCGCGTCATCCCCGCCGACCGTGTAGAGCTGGTCAGTGAGCTGCGACGCGATGAGTCAGCCCAGTGGCCCGTTGAACCGGTCACACCAAAGCAGTAG
- a CDS encoding RNA polymerase sigma factor, with translation MDRIDASQLSAEAAERLDRLFRLYSGRVLAYAVTRAKCPADAADIAGDAWVLACRYISGLRADDDHAMPWLSSVVRTAARNHYRPRRASEQPRDWTDAVASFSLQAAPPAYADVLAFAALTPRQAAVWKLKSQGLSDRRIELRLGRSETAIRKRKHAGARRLRSSMALAR, from the coding sequence ATGGATCGTATCGACGCTTCGCAGCTCTCCGCAGAAGCCGCGGAACGCCTTGACAGGCTGTTCCGCCTCTACTCCGGCCGGGTCCTGGCCTACGCCGTGACCCGCGCCAAGTGCCCCGCCGACGCCGCCGACATCGCCGGTGACGCCTGGGTGCTGGCCTGCCGGTACATCAGCGGCCTCCGGGCTGACGACGACCACGCCATGCCGTGGCTCTCGTCGGTCGTCCGGACCGCGGCCCGCAACCACTACCGCCCTCGCCGCGCGAGTGAGCAGCCCCGGGACTGGACGGACGCCGTGGCGTCCTTCTCTCTCCAGGCCGCCCCGCCGGCCTATGCGGACGTGCTCGCCTTCGCCGCGCTCACGCCCCGCCAAGCCGCCGTCTGGAAGCTCAAGTCCCAGGGCTTGAGTGACCGCCGGATCGAGCTTCGCCTCGGTCGGTCGGAGACCGCGATCCGCAAGCGCAAGCACGCGGGTGCCCGCCGTCTCCGCTCCTCCATGGCGCTGGCCCGGTGA
- a CDS encoding pRL2-8: MASEKALNPPKGECRQCWLHAYDSREQHQHLAPREDCPACVSHMGGRCPDSMIVR, translated from the coding sequence ATGGCGAGCGAGAAGGCCCTGAACCCGCCGAAGGGCGAGTGCCGCCAGTGCTGGCTTCACGCCTACGACAGCCGCGAGCAGCACCAGCACCTGGCCCCGCGCGAGGACTGCCCGGCGTGTGTGTCCCACATGGGCGGTCGCTGCCCCGACTCGATGATCGTGCGGTGA